From the Lactobacillus johnsonii genome, the window TCTCAGATAGGGTATATGTTTTTACACCTAAAGGCGATGTTTATGAACTTCCTAAAGGCTCAGTTCCTTTAGATTTTGCCTACATGATTCACTCAGAAGTTGGTGCACATTCTGTTGGGGCTAGAATTAATGGTAAAATTGTTCCCCTAGACTACAAATTAAAAACTGGTGACATCGTTGAAATGTTAACTCAAGCATCAGCTCGTCCATCTCGCGACTGGGTTAACTTAGTTAAAACTTCACGTGCTCGTAATAAAATCAAGCGCTTCTTTAAGACTGAAGATAGAGAAGAAAACATTGAAAAGGGACAAAACATGATTGAACAAGAATTATCAAATCGTGATTTAGTTCCTAAAGAATTCATGACTAAAGCTGATGTTCAGCGAGTTATTGATCATTTCAACTATCACAACGATGAAGAGTTGTTTGCTGCAGTTGGGTATGGTGAAGTTTCTGCGGCAACAGTCGCAAATCGTTTAACTGAAGATTTACGTAAAAAAGCTGAAGATGAAAAGCAACGTCAACTTGAAGAGAAAATCATGAACGCTGGTCAGCAAAGTACTGAAGAAGATAACGATTCAGATGCTCCGGCAGATATTATGCGTGTTAAGCATAATAATGGGGTTATGGTCCAGGGTGTATCTGACTTAATGCTGCATTTAGCTAAATGTTGTAATCCTGTTCCTGGTGATCCAATTATTGGTTATGTAACTAAAGGACGCGGGGTAACTATTCACCGTGCAGATTGTCCGAATATAACCGAAGAAGCTAAAAAGCAGGGTCGACTGATTGATGTTGCTTGGGAAAATATCGCTAAAGATAAGAATAAAGAGAACTATAATGCTGACATTGAAATTTATGGTTTTAATCGTTCCCGTCTCTTAAGTGATGTAATCAATGCCCTAAATTCTAAAACTAAGAATATTGTCAATATTTCTGGAAAAGTAGATAGTAATAACATGGCTCATATTTATGCAACTGTCTCAGTTAGAGATGCAGCTCATTTGGAAGATATTTTAAGTCGAATGAGGGATGTGCCAAATGTTTATGAAGCAAAGAGGTCAATTAATTAATGCGTGTTGTTATTCAAAGAGTAAATAAGGCACAAGTTGCTATTGATAATGAAGTCGTAGGTAAAATTAAGCGTGGTTTTCTTTTATTAGTGGGCTTACGGAATGGCGATGAATTAGAACAAGTTAAAAAAGCAGCTGATAAAATTGCTAAAATGCGTATTTTTGAAGATAAAGAGGGTAAAACTAATTTATCTTTGAAAGATGTTAATGGTGAAATTCTAAGCGTTAGTCAGTTTACCTTGCTAGCAAATACTAAAAAAGGAAATCGACCAAGTTTTGTAGAAGCTATGCGTCCACCTAAGTCAAAACAATTATGGGAAGACTTTAATCATGAACTAGAGGATAAAGGCTTCCATGTTGAGACAGGTGAATTTGGTGCTGACATGCAGGTTAGTTTAGAAAATGATGGTCCCTTTACAATTGTATTAGACATTTAAAATATTTAAGTAAAGGCTTACAAAGGTTGACTTTGTTGACTGAAAAATATAAGCTAAAAAGGAATTATCGATGACGAAGAATGTAGATTAGCATGATCTATCTCAGAGACCGCTTGTTTGGTGAGAATAGCGGATAGGTTGCGATCTGTGACACCTTTAGCAGATAATGGATCGTTTCGCGAGCGTTAATCGCAGCAAGCAAAAGGTGGTACCGTGCTAATTTATTGCGCCCTTGACTCAGTTCAAGGGCGCTTTTTTATTAATATATTAAAGGATGATTAAATGAAAGTTCAAAGACCAAAAGGTACAGTCGATATTTTGCCAGGAGAATCTGGTTCATGGGAAAAAGTAGAATCTATCGCTAGGAACTTTTTTAAAAGAGCTAATTACCGTGAGATAAGAACACCTAGTTTTGAAAATTATGAAGTTTTTTCACGTTCTAGTGGTGAAAC encodes:
- the dtd gene encoding D-aminoacyl-tRNA deacylase; the encoded protein is MRVVIQRVNKAQVAIDNEVVGKIKRGFLLLVGLRNGDELEQVKKAADKIAKMRIFEDKEGKTNLSLKDVNGEILSVSQFTLLANTKKGNRPSFVEAMRPPKSKQLWEDFNHELEDKGFHVETGEFGADMQVSLENDGPFTIVLDI